A stretch of the Vicinamibacterales bacterium genome encodes the following:
- a CDS encoding proline dehydrogenase family protein, with translation MRKVLLAMSTSAFLREQATRRAFVRRSVSAFMPGEQVEDALGAAAVLKPQRIHTILTRLGEGVTTLDEAERVTQHYLDVLDKVQAAGLDAQISVKPTQLGLDLDPEQCQRNLDRICEKAARLDNVPVWIDMENSPYVDPTLKLFRTSKARYPGVGIAIQAYLYRSAKDIESLIPLGPAVRIVKGAYLEPPEIAYPKKSDVDENFYTLCCRLMAADAQQSGTLLHIATHDAALADRLLAFIDKNNVPPSAYEFAMLYGIQRGQQQRLAQSGRRIRVLISYGEYWYPWYMRRLAERPANVTFVLKNLFGG, from the coding sequence ATGCGGAAGGTGCTGCTCGCCATGTCGACCTCGGCGTTCCTGCGGGAGCAGGCGACCAGGCGGGCGTTCGTTCGACGGTCCGTCTCCGCGTTCATGCCGGGCGAGCAGGTGGAAGACGCGCTCGGCGCCGCCGCGGTCCTGAAGCCGCAGCGGATCCACACCATCCTCACGCGGCTCGGCGAAGGCGTCACCACACTCGACGAGGCGGAACGGGTCACACAGCACTATCTCGACGTGCTCGACAAGGTTCAGGCCGCCGGACTGGACGCGCAGATCTCGGTGAAGCCGACGCAGCTCGGACTCGATCTCGACCCCGAACAGTGCCAGCGGAATCTCGACCGCATCTGCGAGAAGGCGGCTCGGCTCGACAACGTCCCGGTCTGGATCGACATGGAGAACTCGCCGTACGTCGATCCCACGCTGAAGCTGTTCCGCACCAGCAAGGCGCGCTACCCGGGCGTCGGCATCGCGATCCAGGCGTATCTCTATCGCTCGGCGAAAGACATCGAGAGCCTCATCCCGCTCGGTCCGGCCGTCCGGATCGTCAAGGGCGCGTACCTCGAGCCGCCCGAGATCGCGTATCCGAAGAAGTCGGACGTCGACGAGAACTTCTACACGCTCTGCTGCCGGCTGATGGCCGCGGACGCGCAGCAGTCGGGCACGCTGCTGCACATCGCCACGCACGACGCGGCGCTCGCGGATCGGCTGCTGGCGTTCATCGACAAGAACAACGTCCCGCCCTCCGCCTACGAGTTTGCGATGCTGTATGGCATCCAGCGCGGCCAGCAGCAGCGGCTGGCGCAGAGCGGACGGCGGATCCGCGTCCTCATCAGCTACGGCGAGTACTGGTATCCGTGGTACATGCGCCGGCTCGCGGAGCGGCCCGCGAACGTCACGTTCGTCCTGAAGAACCTGTTCGGAGGTTAG
- a CDS encoding SDR family oxidoreductase, protein MDLGLKGKVAMVGGASRGLGYAVAEALAREGASVSISSTTPATLDAAAKRIAGAVPGAQVLATPVDVRHADQIAAWGRQTIERFGGVDLLFTNAGGPPAGPAVSFDDAAWQNAIDLLLFSTIRMVRAAVPSMKGRGGGAILMSTSSSVKEPIANLGLSTVLRASVSALAKTLALELAADRIRVNQIIPGRIDTDRVKQLDEIAAKKQGIAVGEAKAKAEGTIPLGRYGQIDEYGRVAAFLLSDAAAYMTGATVQVDGGLIRSVL, encoded by the coding sequence ATGGATCTCGGTCTGAAGGGGAAGGTTGCCATGGTCGGGGGCGCCAGCCGCGGCCTCGGCTACGCGGTGGCGGAAGCGCTGGCGCGCGAAGGGGCGTCGGTGTCGATCTCCTCGACGACCCCCGCCACGCTGGACGCCGCGGCGAAGCGGATCGCCGGCGCCGTGCCGGGGGCCCAGGTCCTCGCGACGCCGGTGGATGTCCGTCACGCCGATCAGATCGCGGCGTGGGGCAGGCAGACGATCGAGCGCTTCGGCGGCGTCGACCTGCTGTTCACCAACGCCGGCGGCCCCCCGGCGGGTCCCGCCGTCTCGTTCGACGATGCGGCGTGGCAGAACGCGATCGACCTGCTGCTGTTCAGCACCATCCGGATGGTGCGCGCCGCGGTGCCGTCGATGAAGGGGCGCGGCGGCGGCGCGATCCTGATGTCGACCTCGTCGTCGGTGAAGGAGCCGATCGCGAATCTCGGCCTGTCCACCGTGCTGCGCGCGTCGGTCTCGGCGCTCGCCAAGACGCTGGCGCTGGAGCTGGCGGCCGACCGGATCCGCGTCAACCAGATCATCCCCGGGCGCATCGACACCGATCGGGTCAAGCAGCTCGATGAGATCGCGGCGAAGAAGCAGGGGATTGCGGTGGGCGAGGCGAAGGCGAAGGCGGAAGGGACGATTCCGCTCGGCCGCTACGGGCAGATCGACGAATACGGCCGCGTGGCGGCGTTCCTGCTGTCGGACGCCGCGGCTTACATGACCGGCGCGACCGTCCAGGTGGACGGCGGCCTGATCCGGAGCGTGCTGTGA
- a CDS encoding dihydrodipicolinate synthase family protein → MAFEGVYSIIPTAFTDSGDLDPASQRAVVDLFIDKGANGLTALGVTGEVARLEERERAEILQVVVEQAAGRVPIIAGTSAEGTRTCISYSRQAKGLGAAAVMVSPPRMPKLNSAAVVNHYKALADAVDLPIIVQDYPPITGFAMEPSLLARIAKEVPAARTIKLEDPPTPFKTARILEAAGDTTVQIFGGLGGVFLLEELISGATGAMTGFAFPEILARIMKHWNAGEKDAAADVFYRAVPLMRFEFQEGIGMAIRKDVLRRRGALKSAATRAPAGALDAPTKLALDRVLAWVTSQKGMEWISV, encoded by the coding sequence ATGGCTTTCGAAGGCGTCTATTCCATTATCCCCACGGCATTTACCGACTCAGGCGATCTCGATCCGGCGAGCCAGCGCGCGGTGGTCGACCTCTTCATCGACAAGGGAGCGAACGGACTGACGGCGCTCGGCGTCACCGGGGAAGTGGCGAGGCTCGAGGAGCGCGAGCGGGCGGAGATTCTTCAGGTCGTGGTCGAGCAGGCCGCGGGGCGCGTGCCGATCATCGCCGGCACGTCCGCTGAAGGCACCCGGACCTGCATCAGCTACTCGCGCCAGGCGAAGGGGCTCGGCGCGGCGGCGGTGATGGTGAGTCCGCCGCGCATGCCGAAGCTCAATTCCGCCGCGGTCGTGAATCACTACAAGGCGCTGGCGGATGCGGTGGACCTGCCGATCATCGTCCAGGACTACCCGCCGATCACCGGCTTCGCGATGGAGCCCTCGCTGCTCGCGCGCATCGCGAAGGAGGTGCCGGCGGCGCGGACGATCAAGCTCGAGGATCCGCCGACGCCGTTCAAGACCGCCCGCATTCTCGAGGCCGCCGGCGACACGACGGTGCAGATCTTCGGCGGTCTCGGCGGCGTGTTCCTGCTCGAGGAGCTGATCTCCGGCGCGACGGGGGCGATGACCGGCTTTGCGTTCCCGGAAATCCTCGCGCGGATCATGAAACACTGGAATGCCGGCGAGAAGGACGCGGCGGCGGACGTGTTCTATCGCGCCGTGCCGCTGATGCGGTTCGAGTTCCAGGAAGGCATCGGCATGGCGATCCGCAAGGACGTGCTGCGTCGCCGCGGCGCGCTGAAGAGCGCCGCCACGCGCGCGCCGGCGGGAGCGCTCGACGCGCCGACGAAACTGGCGCTCGACCGTGTGCTCGCGTGGGTGACCTCGCAGAAAGGCATGGAATGGATCTCGGTCTGA
- a CDS encoding kelch repeat-containing protein, whose protein sequence is MRPATHRVSTCAALIVSALVLLTPRTQGLGGGTWQTRAPMPTARVGSPHAVLDGKLYVASGCCVDPLSVAPLRFTQLEIYDPQTDAWTTGAPIPIGVYAATAGTINGKIYVAGGQRQSGNIANLQMYDPATNAWSEGPALPEAAAATAGGVIADKLYVATGMNPDNTTPVTSLRIFDPGTGQWSTGASIGTARAHAAAAVLGGKLYVVGGLTTGPVNTVEVYDPATNGWQTLAPMPTARYGAGLAVLNGILYAAGGSNNVQELDIVEAYDPSTNSWVQLEPMPAAHYLPAAVMVIDGALHVIGGADADNVQTATHHRYNLPAPTIQLSGTGTFVYSGSPRTVFASVSGINGAFVNGTTTIAYSPGGVNAPVGVGSYDVTVTFTSSDPGYDDASLTVPAGIVITPSNAFINGPNGVTAEATGFGGGIATFTVSAFDSDGPLIPGCAPSSGSIFPLGTTEVTCTAQGPNSSLATLTFPVNITDTRQPIIGPVANVFATATSAAGANVTYQLPFIADAADPNPAVTTSHASGSLFPHGMTSVLITVRDASGNTATRNLNVTVNAGLQSIAVTPGSTTVAPGQGRQFTATGAFTDGTSKILQGPSSGPPFSGPGNHRWQVRFLPGLGVDPCGTVNGGLSSQGFTPDASGAVDQLWGQTNNLLVRATGTATDTSVALTIACTNPAVPASVSLNATWTGTRFEGAMTDFGGSPVQVSITGWSPKAPLPAPRFGSGAATLAVNGADVVYVVGGTIGGAATDALNAYHPATDTWTPEAVLPTPRDGAGVAALNGQLFVVGGTAGGAASGAVESFDPQTGVWTTGWPALPTPRSNFSLVAANGRLYAIGGTGAGGVVDTVERFDPATGWTTLAPLPLAREGTAAGALNGGTLIVVAGGAPAGGAAVNRVDLYDVASNTWTQGPNLLAPTAGASGVVAMNALFVFGGSNNGALKLAEMYRPVAGLQPDGWAALSPMTTARTRAAASLVGDVIYVAGGQTGFPVAQDPSGVLEAFSVQSPQLFSLSQGNSGSSAQPVVAWRVSPAAGVATISPFGFANATAAGQATIIAEAAGISCETTNTCGAMTVEAPDTTPPAITSVTASPWLLLLPFGQMVPVTVSVTATDLVDPAPTCGIVAVFSSEPVGTTSPDWEFTPGSLTVRLRAERNATGPGRLYLIVVGCADRSGNASYGATLAFVPRLF, encoded by the coding sequence ATGCGACCTGCGACGCATCGTGTATCGACGTGTGCCGCGCTGATCGTCAGCGCGCTCGTGCTTCTGACGCCGCGCACCCAGGGTCTGGGCGGCGGAACCTGGCAAACGCGGGCGCCGATGCCGACGGCCCGGGTCGGAAGTCCGCACGCCGTCCTGGACGGAAAGCTGTACGTGGCCAGCGGCTGCTGCGTCGATCCACTGAGCGTGGCGCCCCTGCGCTTCACCCAGCTCGAGATCTACGACCCGCAGACGGATGCCTGGACGACCGGCGCGCCGATCCCGATTGGCGTCTACGCGGCGACCGCGGGAACGATCAACGGGAAGATCTATGTCGCCGGCGGTCAGAGACAATCCGGCAACATCGCCAACCTGCAGATGTACGACCCGGCCACCAACGCGTGGTCCGAAGGGCCGGCGCTGCCCGAGGCGGCCGCGGCGACAGCCGGCGGCGTCATCGCGGACAAGCTGTATGTCGCCACCGGGATGAATCCTGACAACACCACCCCGGTGACGTCGCTGCGGATCTTCGATCCCGGCACGGGCCAGTGGTCCACGGGAGCGTCGATCGGGACGGCGCGCGCGCACGCGGCAGCCGCGGTCCTCGGCGGCAAGCTGTACGTCGTCGGCGGGCTCACGACCGGGCCCGTGAACACGGTCGAAGTCTACGATCCCGCGACCAACGGATGGCAGACGCTGGCGCCGATGCCAACGGCGCGTTACGGGGCCGGGCTGGCGGTGCTGAACGGGATCCTGTATGCCGCAGGCGGCAGCAACAACGTCCAGGAGCTCGACATCGTCGAGGCGTACGATCCGTCCACCAACAGCTGGGTTCAGCTCGAGCCGATGCCGGCGGCACATTACCTGCCGGCGGCGGTGATGGTGATCGACGGCGCGCTTCACGTGATCGGCGGTGCGGACGCCGACAACGTGCAGACCGCCACGCACCATCGCTACAACCTGCCGGCGCCGACCATCCAGTTGTCCGGCACCGGCACGTTCGTCTACAGCGGATCGCCGCGAACCGTGTTCGCGTCGGTCAGCGGCATCAACGGAGCGTTCGTCAACGGCACCACGACGATTGCCTACTCACCGGGCGGGGTGAACGCTCCGGTCGGCGTCGGCAGCTACGACGTCACGGTGACGTTCACGAGCAGCGATCCCGGCTACGATGACGCCTCGCTCACAGTGCCGGCCGGCATCGTCATCACTCCATCGAACGCATTCATCAACGGCCCGAACGGCGTCACCGCCGAAGCCACGGGCTTCGGCGGAGGGATCGCGACGTTCACCGTGAGCGCGTTCGATTCCGACGGACCGCTGATTCCGGGCTGTGCCCCGTCCTCCGGATCGATCTTCCCGCTCGGCACGACGGAGGTGACGTGCACGGCGCAAGGTCCCAACAGCTCGCTGGCGACGCTGACGTTCCCTGTGAACATCACCGACACCCGGCAGCCGATCATCGGACCGGTGGCAAACGTGTTCGCCACGGCGACGTCCGCGGCGGGCGCGAACGTCACGTATCAGCTCCCGTTCATCGCCGATGCCGCCGATCCGAATCCGGCGGTGACGACGTCGCACGCCTCCGGATCGCTGTTCCCGCATGGCATGACCTCGGTGCTGATCACGGTACGTGACGCGTCGGGCAACACGGCGACGCGGAACCTGAACGTGACGGTGAATGCCGGCCTGCAGTCGATCGCCGTCACGCCGGGATCCACGACGGTCGCGCCGGGACAGGGCCGGCAGTTCACGGCGACGGGGGCGTTCACCGACGGCACGTCGAAGATCCTGCAAGGACCGTCGAGCGGACCTCCATTCAGCGGACCTGGGAATCACCGCTGGCAAGTACGGTTCCTGCCGGGCCTCGGCGTGGATCCCTGCGGCACGGTGAACGGCGGCCTCTCGAGCCAGGGGTTCACCCCCGACGCCAGCGGCGCGGTCGACCAGCTGTGGGGACAGACCAACAATCTTCTGGTCCGCGCGACCGGCACGGCGACTGACACGAGCGTGGCGTTGACGATCGCCTGCACGAACCCGGCGGTGCCCGCGTCGGTGTCGCTCAACGCAACGTGGACGGGAACGCGGTTCGAAGGAGCGATGACGGATTTCGGCGGCAGTCCCGTGCAGGTCTCGATTACCGGATGGTCGCCGAAGGCGCCGCTGCCGGCGCCGCGATTCGGTTCGGGTGCCGCGACGCTGGCCGTCAACGGCGCGGATGTCGTGTATGTGGTCGGCGGCACGATCGGCGGCGCCGCAACGGACGCGCTGAACGCGTATCACCCGGCGACGGACACGTGGACGCCGGAGGCGGTGCTGCCAACGCCGCGCGACGGCGCCGGCGTGGCCGCGCTGAACGGCCAGTTGTTCGTCGTCGGCGGAACCGCTGGCGGCGCGGCGAGCGGCGCGGTGGAATCGTTCGACCCGCAGACGGGCGTGTGGACCACCGGCTGGCCCGCGCTGCCGACGCCGCGGTCGAACTTCTCGCTCGTGGCGGCGAACGGCCGCCTCTACGCGATCGGCGGCACGGGCGCGGGCGGCGTTGTCGATACCGTCGAGCGGTTCGATCCGGCAACCGGCTGGACGACGCTCGCGCCGCTGCCGCTCGCCCGCGAGGGAACGGCGGCGGGGGCGCTCAACGGCGGGACCCTGATCGTTGTCGCCGGCGGCGCGCCGGCAGGCGGCGCCGCGGTCAACCGGGTCGATCTCTACGACGTCGCGTCGAACACGTGGACGCAGGGCCCGAACCTGCTGGCGCCGACGGCCGGCGCAAGCGGCGTGGTGGCGATGAACGCGTTGTTCGTGTTCGGCGGATCGAACAACGGGGCGCTGAAGCTCGCCGAGATGTACCGCCCCGTGGCAGGTTTGCAGCCTGATGGCTGGGCGGCGCTGTCGCCCATGACCACGGCGCGGACACGCGCGGCCGCCTCGCTCGTCGGCGACGTCATCTACGTGGCCGGCGGCCAGACCGGCTTCCCGGTTGCTCAGGATCCCTCGGGGGTGCTCGAGGCGTTCAGCGTGCAGTCACCGCAACTGTTCTCGCTGAGTCAGGGCAACAGCGGCAGCAGCGCACAGCCGGTCGTGGCGTGGCGCGTGTCGCCGGCAGCAGGCGTCGCGACGATCTCTCCATTCGGGTTCGCGAACGCAACCGCCGCGGGTCAGGCGACGATCATCGCCGAAGCGGCCGGCATCTCGTGTGAGACGACGAACACGTGCGGGGCCATGACGGTGGAGGCGCCCGACACGACGCCGCCGGCGATCACGAGCGTCACCGCGAGTCCGTGGCTGCTGCTGCTGCCGTTCGGACAGATGGTCCCGGTGACCGTAAGTGTGACCGCGACGGATCTCGTCGACCCGGCGCCCACGTGCGGCATCGTCGCCGTGTTCAGCAGCGAGCCGGTCGGGACCACCAGTCCGGACTGGGAGTTCACGCCAGGGTCACTGACGGTCCGGCTGCGGGCCGAGCGCAATGCCACAGGACCCGGCCGCCTCTACCTGATCGTGGTCGGCTGCGCCGATCGGTCCGGGAACGCGTCCTACGGCGCCACGCTGGCGTTCGTGCCGCGGCTCTTCTAG
- a CDS encoding glutamate--tRNA ligase family protein, which produces MLTRFAPAPTGWLHLGHVLNAEYVWGSHHRVILRIEDHDRERCRPEYEAGILEDLAWLGYVPDFPVVRQSDRDAVYRRGVDALIAQGLVYACDCTRKDIEARAAGADRPAPIDSGAAELVYDGHCRGRRLAIADGVGWRVRMDPGVERFDDLLAGPQAQDPSGQCGDVLIRDRLGNWTYQFAVSVDDFDQEIDLVIRGIDLLASTGRQIRLARLLGRTQPAAFMHHPLLMKSPAQKLSKSDGDTGVRELRARGWTPADVKSAAIQALRDGAA; this is translated from the coding sequence TTGCTGACACGGTTCGCACCCGCGCCGACGGGATGGCTGCATCTCGGGCACGTCCTCAACGCCGAGTACGTGTGGGGTAGCCATCATCGAGTCATTCTGCGCATCGAGGATCACGATCGCGAGCGATGCCGGCCCGAATACGAGGCCGGCATCCTCGAAGATCTGGCGTGGCTCGGCTACGTGCCGGACTTCCCCGTCGTCCGCCAGAGCGATCGTGATGCCGTGTATCGGCGGGGCGTCGACGCGCTGATCGCGCAGGGCCTCGTCTACGCGTGCGACTGCACGCGAAAGGACATCGAGGCGCGAGCGGCCGGCGCTGATCGGCCAGCGCCCATCGACTCCGGCGCGGCGGAGCTGGTCTACGACGGCCATTGCCGCGGCCGCCGCCTGGCGATCGCCGACGGGGTCGGCTGGCGCGTGCGAATGGATCCGGGGGTCGAACGGTTCGACGACCTGCTGGCCGGTCCGCAGGCGCAGGATCCGTCCGGGCAGTGCGGCGACGTGCTGATTCGCGATCGGCTGGGCAACTGGACCTACCAGTTCGCGGTCAGCGTGGATGACTTCGATCAGGAAATCGATCTGGTGATCCGCGGGATCGATCTGCTCGCGTCGACGGGACGGCAGATCCGCCTGGCGCGGCTGCTGGGGCGGACGCAGCCGGCGGCGTTCATGCACCATCCGCTGCTGATGAAATCGCCGGCGCAGAAGCTGAGCAAGTCCGACGGCGACACCGGCGTCCGCGAGCTGCGCGCGCGGGGGTGGACGCCGGCGGACGTGAAGAGCGCGGCGATTCAGGCGTTGAGGGACGGCGCGGCGTAG